The DNA sequence TGTAATATTTCAAGATGCAACAGAAGTCTAACTCTAGAAAgcaaaaagattattttaaaaaactataaaatCCTTACGTGCATGATACTAATGAAGGGATATTTATACTACAAAAAGATGATTTTAATACCATTATAAGCAATcatcaatttatttaatgtggAAAGAAACAATTACAAATGAGTGAAATTATATATTAAGAACTAACCATTTTCCTAAACTGAGGAAGGCATCAGAATATTGGTTATATTCCGCCGTCTTCTCTCTGGACAGATAGACCTGTAAACATGATCGCACATATTCATCCATTTAGCATTTCCCGAGATGTAAATGCTATTTCAGTTAGCAAGCTTGTAAGGTTTTTATCAATGCTAATAAATCAATagacaaataaatcaatgtagAATGCAAATAACAAGAGCACATGCATGTTATGTACAATTTTGTGATTACAATACCTGATAATTTTTTTgatcaaaactaaataaatcttAGATTGCCTCTCTACgttcagcaaaaataaaaaataaaaaacattaagaGGGCTCTACAAAGACACTAGAAACCATCTGTCTGTATCTGATAGAAATATCAAACAGATCTGGCCACAAAATGTAATTACCAAAATCACTTTCACATTACATGCAAATCAAATTTGCAAAGCTGAATATTTTTGACCTTCAGATACAACACAATTATGGGGTTTAGAATCAGGGACTGTGGTGTATTTTTGCAAGGCTGAAAGGGGTCTTCATTGTTTAAACAAAGAAAGTAAATACACATGATGCTTACCTCTATATTCACAGTTCGTCTTCatttaataagaagaaaatCAATTATGGCACCATCCATCTCGTTGACTTCCTAAATTGAAATTTCAAAATGTACGGGATtgattttaaattcacattcaGTTGTAGCAAATTAAATGTCTTGGGTTAAAAAACTGGGCCCCAGGATCCTGCAAATTccgaattattttttaattcttgtTCAGTAAAAGGGCACTCATAGCAAAATGCGTGTTAAGCTGCACTTACTTTACTGGACAATCTGCGCACCAGAAATGACTGTGGTCATTGCGGCACCATGGACGTTAATGGCAAACTAAACTGCATTTCAACATGACGCATAGGTGCCGTGCAGCCccctaaaatgtttttatttttatttttatataagaaCGAATCAAATCAAAGGATGACATTATTCATGACAGATTAACTGCTGCATAGATCCACAAGTCTTTATGATAAATATGAGCTCatcaaaaaatctgttttttttagaaataaacaaaataagcagAAGTGAGGCATTCCCAGTGTAGCTCTGGTATAGTTCTGCGTGCTACACGGTCCACCGTACTCGTTTCTGTTTACCCTTGAGCAGACGATGTGTAACGCATCACATGGAGTCATTCTTATTGCGCACATGCTGTGACCTGCAAACAAAATTGTGTAATAAAGCCGTGATCAAAGCGAAAAGCACCAGATGGTGCGGAGGGTGGCTAGTTGAAGGGTAATACGATGTAATACACAGATGCAGTCGctgagatttgggggggggggggggcaaatgaGTTGTGCTGAACTTTACGGTTTTTTTTATCACCTGTGCTGAGCGGGTGATTGCTCATTTGGATATGTGATTTGGCACAGGACAGAGTGCTAATTCATTATCACATGCAGACACccgtttgttgtttttgactCGCTAAATGAAACAGGCTGCTAACAGGCATGGCTTATATATCCCATTTTTCCCCAATGAATGTACTGTAGGTATGTGTACAGCACTGAAATTTCCACCAATCACCTATCAGCACTGTTCACTGTGTTCACAGGCCAGGAAAAACATAAGAAATAAATCTGTGTTTATCCACACTGACATGAGTAGAACCACACAAATCATTCCAACAGTGCAACTAGAAAGCGAGGGACTTTGTCTTTGCTCTGAATTTGGTAGCCTTTTGGGctaatattaacattattattaacagcTATTAGTTAGAAATTCAACTCCGCTTCCTCACCTTTTaccatttatataaaataaatgttttccttaTTTACCCATctaaaatctgaagaaaaaacttGATAGCAATGTAGAAGTATGTccaaaattaacaaattaatattatctattgaaatttttttaatatacctGCTGTTGGCAACATAGCTGTTAGCATAACATTAAGTAAGTTAACTGCAAGCATAGGATCAGGGCCCAAGCAATACAACACTCCAGTGCTTAAACTAAGAGTCAGCATTGTGCAGAGATCGCAAGATATTCAACCAAACTTGAGTGGCTacatgtcactgacaaaaaggAGCCATCGTTTTTACTTTCACCGCTCATTCTCAAGGGTGCAAAGGGttttaatgaaatcatttttccaTGCCAAGCAGAAAACgaacacatttttgttctttgaagTATCATCACTTCTACCACCAGTCATTCCTTTCTCTGAGTACATTTATATTACAGTGGCATCCTCTGtgactttaatttatttttcttcaaaaaagaaagaacccCACTGTGAAGACCTCACACCATAACCATTCCAACAGACTCTGAAGTTTTGCtaaatgaaaagaacagaatTTGTCCAACAGTTTGTCCACAGTAAAATCTAAATAAGCCTGCCTATAAAAAGCAATCTTTCAAAGGCTAACATTATTCATTAGTCCAGCCGGCCTCTGGTTTTAAACACGATGAATCACTTCTTACTAATCTGCATTTTAAGCctcttaataaataaataaataaataaataaataaataaataaataaataaataaatattttacagagtATCGTTTATTCACTGTATCACTGATGAACCGTTCCCTTTTCAGGACACGTCACTTAAAGGAAGGATTCACATCGATGGCAAAGAGAGgggtttttatttaaacacagagaaaataaatgtataaaaaataaacatccttAAACATAGCATGGCACCCTCTTTCACACAGTCAGAGTATTCAGGTAATGTGGGACAGCATATATGGTGAAGTGGGACCGTCATTTCAAGCTTAAAAGACATTGTGCTTTGATACTCACAAACCAAGGTAGATTAGAATAACAAATGATTTATTGAACATTTCAACAGgagaaacatttgaaaattgagAATTGTTAATGTTATAATTTTTCCATCCAGTCTCAATGTTATCGTATTCAATCACATAAGCCACAAGTGCAATGTTAATCATAGGCCATTTATGAACTTTAGCCCAGAGAATCCTTTCCAACCCTATCTTCTCTGTGTAGCAGTCCTGGCAGGAGAATGATGAATCGTCAAGAAGGCCATCTTCCTCTGCACAGGACTCATGATACCAGCCACGGCACAAGTCACACTTCATCCAGTCCTTTGAAACATATTTTGCCTGGCACCCTGTGACCAAATCTTTTTTGGTTAGAGTAGGCCTGTTCACCTTTGTTGCTTTTGCcttgttctgtttctgtttggaTTTCTCCACATAAAGGAGGTGCTCTTGGCCGGTGAGGGTGTATGATGGTGGCCTGGTACGTGGCTTCTTGTTCCCCCGCTCTCAGTTTGGTATTTTGAGAGATCCAGGTAACTTGTTTGGGACTCTCTCAACAGTGTCCATGAACTCCATGCAGACATCTTGTTGGAGCAGTGTGTTGTCTTGTGCTGGGGGCTGCGGCGTTTGAGCTTGTGCTGGGGGCTGCAGTGACTCTTCTTGGGCTTGGGTCTGCAGTGCCCTCTCTGTTGTTGCACTGGGAGCAAAGACTTCAGCCGGTATTACGTTAGAGTTCACAGGGTACATCCCCGTAGCCCTGAACCAAGCTTGGGCATTTTCCACTGTGGCAGTCTTCTTCCACGCCTCTGAAAAAACCGAGAAGAATTGTATCTTCGGAAGCGTCATCCCCGCGGTCTGCCTGTTCCACCTTCGGCCCACCTCAGACCAATTGCGCTTCAGGCTTTTGAACGGAGCCCCGTCCGCCGGCTGTAGCGCGAGGGTGGCGTGAGGAGGGCGGCACATCACGTGCACATTGTGAGCCTTCATCAGGCTGAGGAACTCCAAGTTAAACACATGGCTGCCGCGACcatccaggaggaggaggtggggcctGGTGTCGTCTCTGGGGAGCTGCTGCGCAAACCCTTTCCCCCACTCAACGAAGAGCTCCGTGTTTACCCATCCGTTTTCAGATGCCTCGACTGCTACATTTTCAGGGGACCCATACAGCCACTCGCTCCTCACACTCTTCCCTTTGAAAATGACCATCAGTGGAGCATAGGTGCCCACTGCATTGAACGACGCCAGGACTGTTGTCGTTTCTCCCTTCTCGCCTGCAGGGATTTCAAAACAGGGTTTCCCCACCTCCCCGTCGACACGACCCGAAGCAAAGTTGTCCTGGAGGCCAGACTCATCACAGTTCCAGATATGGGAAGGGACCTCTGTAATGCACAGCTGCTCTAGCAGGGCCTGGTAATCTTTGAACCATTTCCCCACTACCTCTGGGTTCATCCCTGCAGCCCTTGTAACGGAGAGAGGCTCAGGCTTCTTGACTGTGAGAGTAGGGTTTCGCCTCATAAACCCCTGAAACCAGTAGTACCCTGCCTTTTGCTTCGCTTGTGAAAAGCCTGGGATGTTGTTGACCTTGGCGAATTCATAAGCAATACACTGAACATCACACTTCTTAAGAAGAAATCCTCTCTGCGACAGCATTATCAGCAAACTGGATAGCtccttctctgcctcctctGGTATACAGGGCTTGCGCCCAGAGGCATGTGACGATCCCTGTGTGATACCTTTTACTCGCCTCTGTAGAGTTGATTTTGGCACACACCATGCCTTAGCCACGCAACGGAGATTTGGCTCCTGACCTGCCTCCAGAAGGCCCCTATATTCTGTTATTGCCCCTGCCATCCTGTCCTCTCTCCACTGGTTGTGCTTCATTCCCTTCCTCTTgatattcattttttctgtaattaagatataaatgtaaaaatattgttcatATTTAAATGTCTCTACGTAATACAAGTTTTtccagttttgaaaaaaattatgctCTGAGCAGGGCTTGAACCCAAGAGCTAGTCATTACATGCTTGGCTCCTTTACTCATTACGCTATCCGCATCATCATGATATCCATTCATTCTGATTATACACtgcctgaccaaaaaaaaagtcgccgtttggatttttttggacagtgcccactgtaagcctctggaggcagtgttatgatctagGGTTGCTTCAGTTGGTCAGGTCaaggctcagcaacgttatgcagcaataaaatgaagtcagctgagtacctgaatgtactgaatgaccaggttatcccaacaatggattttttcttccctgacggcacgggcatattccaggacgacaatgccaagattcatcgggctcaaattgtgaaggagtggttctgggagcatgagaaatcattttcacacatgaattggccaccacagaatcctgaccttaaccccattgaaagtctttgggatgcgCTGGAGgagactttacggagtggttcgactctcccgtcatcaatacaagataatgcatTTCTagacggaaataaatgttgtgacgttgcataaggttgcCACGACAAATGCGCGCcataatcaaagctaaaggcggtccaacaaaatattagagCGTGTGACTTTATTCAGCCAGGCAGTGTATAGAGTCTGTCGACAAACAGTAAGATGTGAAGTACTGACAGACACCAAATAATCATCAGTACGGTCTAAACTAGCACGTACGTGTAGGAAACTGTGGTAAACTGTAGGTTTATTACACCAGGACTGATTTTACAATACATACTGCTCGTGGAACCCATAGAGGCGCAGCACCTTAAAGTTAATTTACAGCCTTGGCTTTCCTTGGTCGAGCAGCGACTCCCCCGCGGGAGCGTAATTACGggaataaatcataaataaactCCTCGGCGGCTTCGCAGAGCCATCAGTTCCCGCGTTACGCGGAGAAATGCGCGGAAAACGGCACATTGTTCTACTACGGTTCGCCAATTTACGCGATACGTTTGTCACACGCGCCGGATAGTGCAAAAACATTCTCGACGTTTCGAACAAAATGAGTATTATAGTTATACAGTTATACAGTCGCAGTTTCTGGCGGTGTACAGGTACTATCCATTAGTGCTGTCAAACTGTTgacaaactacatttttttttccagattttatatacattttcccCGCTTTTTTGATTTGAAATGGCAGAACTCAGTTGTGCCAAATATGTGGGTTAAAACTGTCAAGGACatctgaaatatacattttaccTTTATATGGAGCAGGTAAACCTCCTGAtacttttggtttttgtttcagcttaATGCGCAATGCTACTAAGCCAACCACTTGTGCTAAAcatagcaaataaaaaatgcaaatgttaattTTGAGAAATTCAATAAGTGCATCCAAAAAACATAGTAATACATCTtcatctactgaacacacaaaccagtcCGCATCTGCGGGAAGGGTGAATTGTcactttccaaaaataaaactaggCCAAATGTTTACAAACTGTCTGAGTATAGAGGGTGTCTTAAAGTATTTTATGGCATCCCAACCAGGTTTCATCCAAGCTACTATGCAGTGAAATCACCTTGCCAACATTATGAATTTCAACCCATTTCCAGCCACACCACTTATATATCTCCCTTGATCAGTAATGCCATGAATGTTCGGGGATAGGATGTTAATTTAGTTCCCTTACATCTGACACATTACAATGCCAAATTCATCCAACAGTCGCACCCAACAGAACGAAAATGTATCTGCAACAACTAAAAATCTCTTGTGACTTAatgtacactgcctggccaaaaaaaaagaagccgtttggatttttttggacagtacCCACTGTATAAgtctctggaggcagtgttatgatctggggttgcttcaattggtcaggtctagggcTGCAAAATTCTGGGAATATTCAAGGTGGAAACTTTCCAAAATTAACGAGAAATAAcgggaataaaatggaaatatagcccTATTTGCTCAGGCTGCATTTACCATGTCATATGCAGATAGACACAAACCTTTTACCATATCATAAGCAGACATAATTGCAAACTTTTCTCTTAACACCTTAAAAACCCCTAAAAACAGTCTTCCAAGTGTTGTGTTAGAATTCTATTTACATAGATAGTTGAAGCACGagtttttagaaaaagtcaaggaatgacagacatgtggaataaacattaacaaaatacatcCATTTTACTGCGCAAGGGGCCAGTTGACCCCGCGGTTCTAGTGACGAGCAGTAGGCTATACCGTGAGTAGTGCCAAGTGACGTCGGCAgcacactacatgaccaaagaCGGAAAGTTTTGAAGAGAAGCTAACTGCTTGTCCAAAATTACCAATATTTATACAACGTCTCCATGCCGCTTCACAGCGATAAAAATAGCCTACTTATCAGACGGCGTTAATTTCATCAACGAAAAATATTCGTTACGACCCCTTTTgccatgacaaaaataaaaataatgaaataacaattcacttttgtaaacaaaaacatgacgaaatgtattattttcattggCGAATATAAACTAAACAATAAACTGAATTAATACCACTGTCAGAATAGGCCTTAGGGTTTAAAGTGAacaactcatttataaaataaatgttttacaataaagaatgaatggaaatagATTAATTAAAACTCCTCAATTAGCATGCTCAATCAAGCTACATCACATggtaacagctagctagcagaagGTGTTAACAAGGTATAAACTGTGTACTTTGCATTAGGCTACTATCTGCCGGTTAACTgaaatatcattaaaaatataaaatatattcactccAGTAATATAATCAAAACTTACCTGAAAGCATGTAGTCCTTTGGCTCAGACAGTGCGGTAGTGTTGGCAGTAATGTGGGCTGCACACGTGATGGGagaatgcactgtgcatgcagagggttgtaattttactgaattccCATTTAAAGGGATGCTGGCAAATTATCAGTACATGTGATGGAAGAGTGCGCTGCTGAATGCAGTGCATGgttacaattcaattaaatgggCATActtttaaccaaaacatgccATAAGACCTAGCATTGCTTTTTTATGtgtatcccccccccaaataagtTCACTATTAAAAGGTAagattttatattgaaattgtgCAAAATTCCCGAGCTTAACTTCCCTTCCAAAATTTCCAGAAATTTTCCAGAAATTTACTGGAAATTTTCCGACCCTTTGCAACCCTAGTCAGGTCAAGGCTCAGAAACGTTATgctgcaataaaatgaagtcagctgagtacctgaatgtactgactgaccaggttatcccatcaatggattttttcttccctgacgacacgggcatattccaggacgacaatgccaagattcatcaggctcaaattgtgaaagagaaTTGTGAAATGGTGTGAATTGGCCACCaaagagtcctgaccttaaccccattgaaagtctttgggatgtgctggagaagactttacggagtggttcgactctccTGTCAtcaagataatgcaattctggacggaaacaagcgtgaatccgcaatagctgcgaccgcacacccgcatgcatacatgtgtgcatgcatccacgcacacaccctcacacaaacacgtgacctcttctttggttcatgaccaaccttcccacaaaatcttgtgcaaatctgtgaatccattcgggagttatgcacctttttgtgataggccatgcCCATCGCCATgccctctcacacaccctcacacaaacatgtgacctcttctttggctcatgaccaacctatccacaaaatcttgtacaaatctgtgaatccattcgggagttatgcgcctttttgtgataggccacgcccatcgccacgccccctcacacaccctcacacaaacatgtgacctcttctttggctcatgaccaacctttccacaaaatcttgtgcaaatctgtgaatccattcgggagttatgcacctttttgtgataggccacgcccatcgccacgccccctcttggtcaatggGCCTtaaaagttactcagctctaccatcggtcatgaccaacatccatgccaaatttcagcctcctggggcgaaaactgtggctgCTACGGGGTCGGACaccgaccaaccgaccgacagaccgacagacagctGTAGAGCCGCCGGTCGCAGCTAATAAATGTTGTGatgttgcataaggttgtcgaaacaatgccacgacgaatgcACACCGTAATCACAGCTAAAGGCGGTCAAACGAAATCTTAGAgtgtgcaacctttttttttggccaggcagtgtatattCTCTGTGAAGAAACTACATGGCTTTAATTAGCAATGTTAGcaatgttgcatttaaaatgtaacttcaATCCCTATTAGTAAGATTAACACCCACAAGCAaggaaacacagcagaaaatgtCTAACGTAACAGAATAAACGGCAATACTGTAGCCAGCGTAGGCGAGGGAAGCGCGTTCAGGCTGCTAACTTTGGCTAACTTTGCCGTTTTCCCCACAGAAGGGCCAGACGGGGCTTTACCTGAGGCCTCTGACTTGGGCTCCGTGCCGAGGGCTTGCGTCGAAATGATCTCCAGGTTCGAGTTGAGGCAGGCGGGGGAGGCGTCGGCGTCGCCGTACGGCAGGGGTGCGGGGCCGCAGGACTTCGCCAGCTCCTCGCCGGGCGGCACGTCCGAGGGCTCGCCGTGTCCCGCGAGCCGAGGGGGGGTCGGCAAGGGCGCGTTGGAGGCGTGTTTGGGCCCGCAGCAGGGCGGGCCGCCCGGGGGCCTGGGGAGGGGGTCGGGCCTGCTGGGGGGCTGGGCGGTTGCCGGTGGCGGCCGGGTTTGggagccggggagggggggtgcgcgGGGGGGTCTGGCAGCGAGGTTCCCCGAGGGCGAGGCGCGGGCGGAGGCGGGGTCGGCGTCAGACGGCCTGAGGAGCGCGGCCTGGGACAGGGCCGCCCGCTGGCAGGGCTGCTTCGGGGAGTgggccgcccccccgccgccgtcGGCGCCGCCGCCCAGCTGCCCGTGGGCCACGATGTAATAATCCTCCTGCGCCTCCTGCTTGATCTTCTTCACCGCCGCCTCGCCGGGCGCCTCCTCCGGCCGCGGGCGGCACGGCTGGCCCAGCGCCGCGCCGGGGGCCCCCCGCTTCCGGAGGGCGTGGCACTCGGCGGCGCTCTGCAGCCGCGGCTCGTAGTCGGCGTCCTCGTCGGTCGCCGACGACTCGTAGACCATGTCGAACAGGTTGCCGCTGTAGTCCTCCGCGTTGTCGTCGGCCTCCGACAGCTCGCTGCAGTTGGAGAAGTCGCACGAGTCCCGCGTCTGGCCGCAGTCGCCCTTGCCCTTggacgcccccccccggcccgggaAGCGGTCCCCGGGGCTGGCCTGGGTCCCCGACCCGCCCTGCATGCTCAGGCTGTCCGAGCCCGCGCTCCGGCTGTCCTGGTAGCAGGCGCGCTCCTTGGGGCCCGTCCTGCAGGTGGCGGACAGGGGCCAGTGGTAGGCGTGGCCCGCGCTGCAGCCCCACATGGCGGTCAGGTTGCCGTGGGCGCCCTCGGTCAGCAGGTGCTTGAGGTTGGGGATGAGGGCGCAGATGGTGCCGTGGCTGTGGGCCCAGCTCACCAGCTTGGACAGGTCCTCGGACGAGGCGTGCAAGCAGTCCTCCATGGTGGCCTCACTCCTCTGGAAAAGACGAGGAGATGACCGCTTTAGAGACCGTCTCAAAACTACACCTGCAGTGCAATGCGACGCAAAAGAACCTCCACTGCACCTAGGCAAGCTGGCCCCCTCTAAGCTAATAATCTACTAAATTTATACAGCAGACTTAATTTAGGCTTAATTTTAAGTTCCTAATATAGGCAACAAGTTCcaaacaacaattttttttaaactgcagaaaagttttttatttatttcgagTAAAACGCAGCTCTGGTGATCTTGCCTACGACAGCTGCAGCCAGTAAAACTGGATTTGTCACATGAtgggagggaaaaaacacaaatgtaataaCAGTATTTTGAGACTGTAAGAAGCAATGTGCACTTCTTCATTTTTAGGcggaattcccctttaaacgTGAAAGTATTTTTCATTTCCGCTGTGCTAAAACGATTGATTCTGCATTCACTCCTCATTTCCATTCCCTGAGAAAATAGTTTGCAGATGACagttaataaaatcaaatccaGATCCAACCAATGAATAACACAGAATGGCTGAACAGAACAGCCACCATAAGAAGagatgaactgaactgaaaaagacAAGAGGTGAAAGGACTCCTGGAGGTTTCTGGAGTTCAATGCCACTGACACGATTCAGATTTattaataaagcaaatacacCACTGCCCAGTTAAATGGCTGA is a window from the Anguilla rostrata isolate EN2019 chromosome 14, ASM1855537v3, whole genome shotgun sequence genome containing:
- the LOC135239999 gene encoding uncharacterized protein LOC135239999 isoform X1, with the protein product MEDCLHASSEDLSKLVSWAHSHGTICALIPNLKHLLTEGAHGNLTAMWGCSAGHAYHWPLSATCRTGPKERACYQDSRSAGSDSLSMQGGSGTQASPGDRFPGRGGASKGKGDCGQTRDSCDFSNCSELSEADDNAEDYSGNLFDMVYESSATDEDADYEPRLQSAAECHALRKRGAPGAALGQPCRPRPEEAPGEAAVKKIKQEAQEDYYIVAHGQLGGGADGGGGAAHSPKQPCQRAALSQAALLRPSDADPASARASPSGNLAARPPRAPPLPGSQTRPPPATAQPPSRPDPLPRPPGGPPCCGPKHASNAPLPTPPRLAGHGEPSDVPPGEELAKSCGPAPLPYGDADASPACLNSNLEIISTQALGTEPKSEASEKMNIKRKGMKHNQWREDRMAGAITEYRGLLEAGQEPNLRCVAKAWCVPKSTLQRRVKGITQGSSHASGRKPCIPEEAEKELSSLLIMLSQRGFLLKKCDVQCIAYEFAKVNNIPGFSQAKQKAGYYWFQGFMRRNPTLTVKKPEPLSVTRAAGMNPEVVGKWFKDYQALLEQLCITEVPSHIWNCDESGLQDNFASGRVDGEVGKPCFEIPAGEKGETTTVLASFNAVGTYAPLMVIFKGKSVRSEWLYGSPENVAVEASENGWVNTELFVEWGKGFAQQLPRDDTRPHLLLLDGRGSHVFNLEFLSLMKAHNVHVMCRPPHATLALQPADGAPFKSLKRNWSEVGRRWNRQTAGMTLPKIQFFSVFSEAWKKTATVENAQAWFRATGMYPVNSNVIPAEVFAPSATTERALQTQAQEESLQPPAQAQTPQPPAQDNTLLQQDVCMEFMDTVERVPNKLPGSLKIPN
- the LOC135239999 gene encoding uncharacterized protein KIAA1958 isoform X3 → MEDCLHASSEDLSKLVSWAHSHGTICALIPNLKHLLTEGAHGNLTAMWGCSAGHAYHWPLSATCRTGPKERACYQDSRSAGSDSLSMQGGSGTQASPGDRFPGRGGASKGKGDCGQTRDSCDFSNCSELSEADDNAEDYSGNLFDMVYESSATDEDADYEPRLQSAAECHALRKRGAPGAALGQPCRPRPEEAPGEAAVKKIKQEAQEDYYIVAHGQLGGGADGGGGAAHSPKQPCQRAALSQAALLRPSDADPASARASPSGNLAARPPRAPPLPGSQTRPPPATAQPPSRPDPLPRPPGGPPCCGPKHASNAPLPTPPRLAGHGEPSDVPPGEELAKSCGPAPLPYGDADASPACLNSNLEIISTQALGTEPKSEASAPPALFEIERLKGLLQAERSRSELMGETINSLKQDKELLQQELTKKAELICEFLQEQLSNRPEKRRGQTTSKQEPSGSRQHVPMYSDETPAFESPALFDSFDEIELHQNERPKIVKNPKRNREGENTRVRMKNVVGVIARYMTALQEFRRSVSMKAAFDRVGVDRNTISRTAAIAELSLAAPEVFHSLPPWDEKEETLAHYSCRCRQAMDDTVKAKIKAMKAKGELLPIASK
- the LOC135239999 gene encoding uncharacterized protein KIAA1958 isoform X2, producing the protein MEDCLHASSEDLSKLVSWAHSHGTICALIPNLKHLLTEGAHGNLTAMWGCSAGHAYHWPLSATCRTGPKERACYQDSRSAGSDSLSMQGGSGTQASPGDRFPGRGGASKGKGDCGQTRDSCDFSNCSELSEADDNAEDYSGNLFDMVYESSATDEDADYEPRLQSAAECHALRKRGAPGAALGQPCRPRPEEAPGEAAVKKIKQEAQEDYYIVAHGQLGGGADGGGGAAHSPKQPCQRAALSQAALLRPSDADPASARASPSGNLAARPPRAPPLPGSQTRPPPATAQPPSRPDPLPRPPGGPPCCGPKHASNAPLPTPPRLAGHGEPSDVPPGEELAKSCGPAPLPYGDADASPACLNSNLEIISTQALGTEPKSEASDLEERQAEANREQNEKTIRSTQTALRNFRDFLISKYPSETREIYCIPCDELDAYLASFFVDARQKDGSEYEPNSLANYQCGLERYLKEQRYSYSITRDKEFRRSQEALKQKQLELKFKGKGNKPHKSMKLTFADELILRKRGLLSRFNPEGLLNLVWLNNTKAFGHCTGFHGSSLKWGDVRLIASETGLECLEWSYQEYTDGNTKTKRPGTECRIYATPHAPQTCPVQDYKEYAQRRPQAMLYEDAPFYLSIKPVVNLAALHWYNSQALGKNKLAKMVKTMCEKGNIPGRKTNFSVYQSCSTLSEAQSNQLVLICNNLSQQASQSRSSHPGATNFVIAGSFDSSDNM
- the LOC135239999 gene encoding uncharacterized protein KIAA1958 isoform X5; this translates as MEDCLHASSEDLSKLVSWAHSHGTICALIPNLKHLLTEGAHGNLTAMWGCSAGHAYHWPLSATCRTGPKERACYQDSRSAGSDSLSMQGGSGTQASPGDRFPGRGGASKGKGDCGQTRDSCDFSNCSELSEADDNAEDYSGNLFDMVYESSATDEDADYEPRLQSAAECHALRKRGAPGAALGQPCRPRPEEAPGEAAVKKIKQEAQEDYYIVAHGQLGGGADGGGGAAHSPKQPCQRAALSQAALLRPSDADPASARASPSGNLAARPPRAPPLPGSQTRPPPATAQPPSRPDPLPRPPGGPPCCGPKHASNAPLPTPPRLAGHGEPSDVPPGEELAKSCGPAPLPYGDADASPACLNSNLEIISTQALGTEPKSEASDPVQLQILQTLITKISAFHQRTRQHVACPPRVGQQELYPGSGIFLSSVKLSAIHQDSRKDCMRLFHLLFEHFFSEEDLVGAVAFGKHGKVPDGKKILDRKTVDGIISYVLRCSTLDGWTSVESSKLKKACINKCRLRMSQKKKYLNLGVGNCTWMS
- the LOC135239999 gene encoding uncharacterized protein KIAA1958 isoform X4 codes for the protein MEDCLHASSEDLSKLVSWAHSHGTICALIPNLKHLLTEGAHGNLTAMWGCSAGHAYHWPLSATCRTGPKERACYQDSRSAGSDSLSMQGGSGTQASPGDRFPGRGGASKGKGDCGQTRDSCDFSNCSELSEADDNAEDYSGNLFDMVYESSATDEDADYEPRLQSAAECHALRKRGAPGAALGQPCRPRPEEAPGEAAVKKIKQEAQEDYYIVAHGQLGGGADGGGGAAHSPKQPCQRAALSQAALLRPSDADPASARASPSGNLAARPPRAPPLPGSQTRPPPATAQPPSRPDPLPRPPGGPPCCGPKHASNAPLPTPPRLAGHGEPSDVPPGEELAKSCGPAPLPYGDADASPACLNSNLEIISTQALGTEPKSEASGTAFQPMPLYSFETEYQHIWPSYPTCTTDSNRLIEERRRLEAFVASIDPVQLQILQTLITKISAFHQRTRQHVACPPRVGQQELYPGSGIFLSSVKLSAIHQDSRKDCMRLFHLLFEHFFSEEDLVGAVAFGKHGKVPDGKKILDRKTVDGIISYVLRCSTLDGWTSVESSKLKKACINKCRLRMSQKKKYLNLGVGNCTWMS